A single genomic interval of Pelorhabdus rhamnosifermentans harbors:
- the lysS gene encoding lysine--tRNA ligase, translating into MSKHVEVKDTPVTAEELNELMKSRREKMTAIADKGIEPFGRNYKATHHAAEVVEQFEELEEKTVRICGRVMAIRGHGKASFAHLMDMSGGVQLYFRQDVLGEEDYALFRLLDIGDHIGVEGTMFRTHRGEISVKVTDFEVLAKALRPLPEKFHGLKDVEVRYRQRYLDLIVNPEVKDTFVKRSKIISKLRQILEQKGFLEVETPMMHSIAGGAAAKPFITHHNALGIDLYMRIAPELYLKRLIVGGFEKVYEVGRVFRNEGIDIKHNPEFTLVEIYQAFGDYQVVMELTEELISKIALDVLGTMKITYQGQEIDLTPPWNRMSMTEAIEKYTQVDFAAVTTLEEARTLATSLHVPFAAGDGIGGIVNKVFEEKVEENLIEPTFITGHPTEISPLAKRNKENSEITDRFEAFVFGRELANGFSELNDPIDQEGRFLKQVEQRESGDDEAHMMDKDYVTALEYGMPPTGGLGIGIDRLVMLLTDSASIRDVIFFPQMKQREQ; encoded by the coding sequence ATGAGTAAACACGTTGAGGTAAAAGATACGCCAGTTACGGCGGAAGAGCTGAATGAATTGATGAAATCACGCCGTGAAAAAATGACGGCTATTGCAGACAAAGGAATTGAACCGTTTGGTCGCAACTACAAGGCTACTCATCATGCAGCTGAAGTTGTTGAACAATTTGAAGAATTGGAAGAAAAAACGGTGCGTATCTGCGGGCGTGTCATGGCCATTCGTGGTCATGGAAAGGCTAGTTTTGCCCATCTCATGGATATGTCAGGTGGTGTTCAGCTTTATTTTCGTCAAGATGTGCTAGGAGAAGAAGATTATGCTCTTTTTCGGTTACTTGATATTGGTGATCACATTGGTGTTGAAGGAACCATGTTTCGGACACATCGTGGTGAAATTAGTGTAAAAGTAACTGATTTTGAAGTACTTGCGAAAGCCCTACGTCCGTTGCCGGAAAAATTTCATGGATTAAAGGATGTAGAAGTCCGTTATCGTCAACGTTATTTAGATTTAATTGTAAATCCGGAAGTAAAGGATACCTTTGTTAAACGGAGTAAAATTATTTCAAAATTACGTCAGATTTTAGAGCAAAAGGGCTTTTTAGAAGTAGAAACGCCCATGATGCATTCTATTGCAGGTGGTGCGGCCGCAAAACCTTTTATTACACATCACAATGCTCTTGGTATCGATCTGTATATGCGTATTGCTCCTGAGCTTTATTTGAAACGTCTCATTGTTGGCGGATTTGAAAAGGTTTATGAAGTAGGACGGGTATTCCGCAATGAAGGCATTGATATTAAGCATAATCCGGAATTTACACTCGTTGAGATTTATCAGGCGTTTGGTGACTATCAGGTTGTTATGGAACTTACGGAAGAATTGATTTCTAAGATTGCTTTAGATGTCTTAGGTACCATGAAAATTACTTATCAAGGACAAGAAATTGATTTGACGCCGCCATGGAATCGCATGTCTATGACGGAAGCGATTGAGAAATATACTCAAGTCGATTTTGCTGCTGTGACTACGCTGGAAGAAGCACGGACACTTGCGACATCTTTACATGTTCCTTTTGCTGCTGGCGATGGCATTGGCGGTATTGTGAATAAGGTATTTGAGGAAAAAGTAGAAGAAAATTTAATTGAACCAACCTTTATTACGGGACACCCAACCGAAATTTCACCACTGGCGAAACGTAATAAAGAAAATAGTGAAATTACAGATCGCTTTGAGGCTTTTGTTTTCGGGCGTGAACTGGCCAATGGATTTTCGGAACTCAATGACCCTATCGATCAGGAAGGCCGTTTCTTGAAACAAGTAGAACAACGTGAATCAGGGGATGATGAGGCTCACATGATGGATAAGGACTATGTGACGGCTCTTGAGTATGGTATGCCGCCCACAGGCGGCCTTGGTATCGGTATTGACAGGCTTGTTATGTTACTCACGGACAGTGCATCGATACGTGATGTGATTTTCTTTCCGCAAATGAAACAAAGAGAGCAGTAA